A single window of Zea mays cultivar B73 chromosome 10, Zm-B73-REFERENCE-NAM-5.0, whole genome shotgun sequence DNA harbors:
- the LOC103641458 gene encoding Bowman-Birk type trypsin inhibitor, translated as MRPQLILVGTLAVLAILAALGEGSSSWPCCNNCGACNRKQPPECQCNDVSVNGCHPECMNCVKVGAGIRPGMGPGPVVTYRCDDVLTNFCQSSCPEA; from the exons ATGAGGCCTCAGCTGATACTCGTCGGCACTCTGGCTGTTCTCGCCATCCTCGCAGCTCTCGGCGAAG GCtcgtcgtcctggccgtgctgcaACAACTGCGGTGCTTGCAACAGGAAGCAGCCGCCTGAGTGCCAGTGCAATGACGTGTCGGTGAACGGGTGCCATCCGGAGTGCATGAACTGCGTCAAGGTCGGTGCAGGAATTCGTCCCGGCATGGGCCCCGGCCCCGTCGTCACCTACCGCTGTGATGACGTTCTCACAAACTTCTGCCAGAGCAGCTGCCCGGAGGCGTAG
- the LOC103641459 gene encoding rust resistance kinase Lr10, producing MVNSCAPAAFLHSSASWQALLVFFISVTAVGAADAGGQDAGGQGPCPHFSCGDLGNISKPFRRPGDPEECGVKAYELVCSNGKATIRINTGTYFVTSINYTNRSFWVVDANLDMHSSCPLPRWDQFPYTSEGLFWRSGKHTHIDLPTDDASLWACFVNCSRAVRITNNLGYKPVTCLSGSSSFVYIYVQYGACTVGSLEPFCGYLAEISFGTNPKGTNASYADIIQVVKKGFSVGFPKDEYDYSYHNTSWIFKTCLNNFTRYFHEQLSSGGIVGITRAFFWSDVFLLKCAESYNATTVILDFDVISVVTGVKITTLLVLFRFVFTALAVQMFLAHKYWKTTIAIDAVEKFLHMQQMLGPTRFAYTDITAITGHFRDKLGQGGYGSVYKGALLSGNMHVAVKMLGNSNCNGDEFISEVSTIGRIHHINVVRLVGFCAEEMRRALVYEYMPNGSLDKYIFSAERSFSWDMLNEIALGIARGINYLHLGCDMQILHFDIKPHNILLDSNFVPKVSDFGLAKLYPRDKSFVPASAMRGTIGYIAPEMISRSFGAISSKSDVYSFGMLLLEMAGGRRNADQNAANSSRAYYPAWVYDRLAEQDAGEISVAADMHELERKLCIVGLRCIQMKPQDRPTMSEVIEMLECGTHGLGLQMPSRPFFCDDDDPNMPAADSYHFSSELTAISEEDG from the exons ATGGTGAACTCATGTGCACCTGCAGCATTTCTTCACTCTTCTGCATCCTGGCAAGCTTTACTTGTCTTTTTTATTTCTGTGACTGCAGTTGGTGCCGCAGATGCTGGAGGCCAAG ATGCTGGTGGCCAAGGTCCGTGTCCTCATTTCTCCTGTGGTGATCTTGGCAACATATCCAAACCTTTCCGTAGGCCAGGCGACCCAGAAGAGTGCGGTGTAAAAGCATACGAGCTGGTCTGTAGCAACGGCAAGGCTACAATTCGCATCAACACGGGGACATATTTTGTCACCAGCATCAACTATACCAATCGTTCCTTCTGGGTTGTGGACGCCAATTTGGATATGCACAGCAGCTGCCCTCTTCCTCGTTGGGATCAGTTTCCTTACACTTCTGAGGGATTGTTCTGGAGAAGTGGTAAACATACCCATATCGATTTGCCCACTGATGATGCCTCTTTGTGGGCATGCTTTGTTAATTGTTCGAGAGCAGTTAGGATTACGAATAACTTGGGGTACAAGCCCGTTACTTGCCTGAGTGGGAGCAGTTCCTTTGTTTATATATATGTACAGTATGGGGCTTGCACAGTCGGATCTCTTGAACCTTTTTGTGGATACTTGGCCGAGATTTCCTTTGGTACCAATCCGAAGGGTACTAATGCAAGTTATGCAGATATCATACAAGTGGTAAAGAAGGGATTTTCTGTTGGATTCCCAAAGGACGAATATGATTATAGCTACCATAATACTTCTTGGATATTCAAGACATGCCTAAATAATTTTACCAG GTACTTCCACGAGCAATTGTCTAGCGGAGGCATCGTTGGTATAACTCGTGCTTTCTTTTGGAGTGATGTATTTCTTCTCAAGTGCGCAGAGAGTTACAATGCCACAACTGTTATTTTAGATTTCGATGTGATATCCGTAGTGACTGGTGTTAAAATCACAACGTTACTTG TACTGTTCAGGTTTGTGTTCACAGCACTAGCAGTACAGATGTTCCTTGCCCACAAGTACTGGAAAACAACGATAGCAATTGACGCTGTCGAGAAATTCCTCCACATGCAACAAATGCTTGGTCCTACTAGGTTTGCCTACACTGACATCACTGCGATCACTGGCCATTTCAGAGACAAGTTGGGTCAAGGAGGATACGGCTCCGTATACAAGGGTGCACTACTCTCAGGCAATATGCATGTTGCCGTCAAGATGCTGGGCAACTCGAACTGCAATGGGGACGAGTTCATCAGTGAGGTCTCCACCATCGGTAGGATTCACCACATCAATGTGGTTCGCCTTGTGGGCTTCTGTGCAGAGGAAATGAGAAGGGCACTGGTCTATGAGTACATGCCCAATGGTTCTCTTGACAAGTACATATTCTCGGCCGAAAGAAGTTTTTCTTGGGATATGCTCAACGAGATTGCTTTGGGCATTGCAAGGGGAATCAACTACCTGCATCTAGGGTGCGACATGCAGATCCTTCACTTTGACATCAAGCCACACAACATTCTTTTGGACAGCAATTTTGTCCCAAAAGTTTCTGACTTTGGCCTTGCCAAGTTGTACCCGAGAGACAAGAGCTTTGTGCCAGCAAGCGCCATGCGGGGAACTATTGGGTACATAGCTCCTGAAATGATATCTCGTAGCTTTGGTGCCATATCAAGCAAATCTGATGTTTATAGTTTTGGTATGCTACTGCTCGAGATGGCAGGAGGGCGAAGGAACGCAGACCAAAATGCAGCCAACTCAAGCCGAGCATACTACCCAGCCTGGGTTTATGACCGCCTAGCGGAACAAGACGCTGGCGAGATTTCTGTTGCGGCAGACATGCATGAGTTGGAGAGGAAACTGTGCATCGTTGGGCTACGTTGCATTCAAATGAAGCCGCAGGATCGTCCGACCATGAGCGAGGTTATAGAGATGCTCGAGTGTGGCACTCATGGCCTGGGCCTGCAAATGCCTTCTAGGCCATTCTTctgtgatgatgatgatcctaataTGCCTGCAGCAGATTCTTACCATTTCTCATCGGAGCTTACTGCAATatctgaggaagatggttga